The genomic interval GCAATACTTAACGCCAACTATATCAAAAGCCGCCTGGAGCCTTATTTTAAGGTGCTTTATACGGGCAATAACGGAAGAGTGGCACATGAGCTCATATTCGATATGCACCAGTTCAAGGCCTCGGCCGGCGTTGAAGTTGAGGATATTGCAAAGCGCCTTATGGACTACGGCTTCCATGCTCCTACGGTATCATTCCCGGTACACGACACGCTCATGGTTGAGCCTACGGAAAGCGAATCAAAAGCTGAACTCGACCGCTTCTGCGAGGCCCTGATTTCAATAAGAAATGAAATTAAGGAAATCGAGTTAGGCCAGGCCGACAGGGCAGACAACCTTCTTAAGAATGCTCCACACACAGCAAAAGCTGTTACTTCTGACGAATGGAAGCACGCTTATTCAAG from Ignavibacteria bacterium carries:
- a CDS encoding glycine dehydrogenase (aminomethyl-transferring); this translates as AILNANYIKSRLEPYFKVLYTGNNGRVAHELIFDMHQFKASAGVEVEDIAKRLMDYGFHAPTVSFPVHDTLMVEPTESESKAELDRFCEALISIRNEIKEIELGQADRADNLLKNAPHTAKAVTSDEWKHAYSREKAAFPTEWTLANKFWPGVGRINNAYGDRNLVCTCEPLSAYVEEPAS